A window of Actinomadura viridis genomic DNA:
AGCAGGGTTCCCAGGGCGACCTGGAGTTCCATGCGGGCGAGCTGGGCGCCCAGGCAGTGGTGCGGTCCGTGGCCGAACCCGATGTGGGCCGGCTCCTGGCGGTGGCGGTTCAGGTCGAGAGTGTCGGGGTCGGTGTAGACCGACTCGTCGCGGTTGGCCGAGTGCACCGCGACCACGACGGGTTCACCGGAGCGCACCTTCACGCCGCCCACCTCGACGTCTTCGAGCGCGTACCGGGCACTGCCTGCGCCTCCGCCGAGCGGGACGAAGCGCATGAGTTCCTCGACCGCCTGAGGGATCAGCCCGGGGTCCGCGCGCACGGCCGCGAGCTGGGCGGGGTGGGTGAGCAGCGTGTAGACGAAGTTGGGGATCTGCGAGGCGGTGGTCTCGTGTCCGGCGACCAGGATCCCCACGGCCATCGCCAGCAGCTCGTCCTCCGACAGCCGGTCCTGTTCGTCGCGGGCCGCGATGAGCGCGCCGATGAGGTCGTCGCGCGGCGTCCGGCGGTGGTCGTCGATCAGGCCCGCCATGTAGTCCCACAGCCGCCCGGTGTACTCGGTGACCTGCTCCGGGGTGAACCTGGTCGTGGACAGGAAGGCGTCCGACCACAGCCGGAAGTCGCGGCGGTCGGCGACGGGAACCCCGAGCAGCTCGCAGATGACGGTGATCGGCAGGGGCAGCGCGAAGTCCTCGACCAGTTCGGCGGGCGGCCCGGCGGCCACCATGCGGTCGACGAGGTCGTCGGCGATCCGCTGGGTGCGGGGGCGCAGCCGTTCGACGCGGCGGGCGGTGAACGCCTTGGCCACCAGCCTGCGCAGGCGGCCGTGTTCGGGCGGGTCGTAGCTCAGCAGGGACGCGGACGAGCCCGAGTACATCCGGGTGCGGGGTTCGTCGCGTCCGGTGGCGGCGGCGCGGCTGAAGCGGGGGTCGCTGAGGACGAGCTTGGCGTCCTCGTAACGGGTCGCCAGCCAGGCGGGTTCGCCGTAGGTCAGGCGGACCCGCTGCAGTGGCCGTTCTTCGCGCAGCCTGGCGAACTCCGGGTCGATCTCGAGCCGGTCGGGTGCGCCGAACAGCTCGGACCACGGTCGTACGGTCGTCATCACACACTCCTCTGCGAGACGGATGTCGTTGATCACTTGGCGGGAGGACAGGCCGAGGCAGACGGGAGCAGGCCACCGCCGCGCCGCGTGACGAGGCCATGGAGCACGGGCAGGGCGGCGAAAGGGCGGACGGCGGGCGGGCGAAAGGGCGGGCGGGCGGACGGCGGACGGGCGAACGGGCGGGCGAGCGGACGCGGAGGCGGCCGTGCGCGAGCGCGGGGTGCACGCGCACGGGCGCGGGACGGGCACACCCTGAATGCGCAGGCACGGGACGGGCGGATGCGGAGGCGGCCATGCGCGGGCGCAGGCGCCGGACGGGCACCCTGAATGCGCGGGCGCGGGGTGCGCGGGCACGGGGTGCGCGGGCGCGGGGTGCGCGGGCACGGGGTGCGCGGGCACGAGGTGCGCGGGCACGGGACGGGCGGGCACGGGCGCGGGCGCGGGCGGGCGTGCAATCGGGAGCATCAGCCCGGCCCGGGGGACAGCGCGGGCATCAGCAGGTGGCAGAGAGCGTCGGCGAGGAGGTCGAGCGGATCGTCGGTCTCCACCGGCCAGCCGCCCGCCAGCCACACCGACAGGAACGACTCCAGTTGCAGCACCGCCATCAAGGCACGCTGCCGGGCCTCCGCCGGGGGGACGCCACGCCAGCGGCGGGGGTCTTCGGTCAGCAGGGCGACGTGCCGTTCACGAGCGGCGCGGTAACGGTCGCGGGCGCCCTCACCGGTCGCCGCGGGACCGGCGGCGGCGAGCGCCCGGACCACCGGGGCCACCAGGTGCCAGCGCGCCGTCGCGCCCTCCAGCCAGCCGCGGACTCCCTGGCGGGTCCAGGCCGGAAGGGCGGCCAGATCGGCGTAGATGTCGTCGGCGACCTCGTACACGCGCGTCACGAGCGCCCGCAGGATCTCGGTCTTCCCGGCGAAGTGCGCGTAGACCGTCACGCGCGTGACTCCCGCCGCGCGCGCGATGTCCTCCATCGTCGCTTCGACGAACGATCCGGTGTCGAACACGGCCACGGCCCCGTCGAGGATCCGGGCCCGGGTCAGATTCCTTTGCTCCTCGCGGAGGCTCGGCCTGGCTCCCGATACGGCCCGGCCGGTGGCCGCGGGCGGCACCGTCCCGGATCCGGTTCGGGTATGTCCGCGAACTGTCGGGTGATGGCCCACGCGGTGAACGTACGCCGCGCCTGGAGCCCATACAACGTGTAAAGCGGTAAGAGTCGCCTGCCCCGCCCGCCCGTTCATCCGTACGTTGACTTGCGGCGAGTTGCTGCCCCACGCGGTGCCGGACAGAGCAACTCGCCGCA
This region includes:
- a CDS encoding cytochrome P450 yields the protein MTTVRPWSELFGAPDRLEIDPEFARLREERPLQRVRLTYGEPAWLATRYEDAKLVLSDPRFSRAAATGRDEPRTRMYSGSSASLLSYDPPEHGRLRRLVAKAFTARRVERLRPRTQRIADDLVDRMVAAGPPAELVEDFALPLPITVICELLGVPVADRRDFRLWSDAFLSTTRFTPEQVTEYTGRLWDYMAGLIDDHRRTPRDDLIGALIAARDEQDRLSEDELLAMAVGILVAGHETTASQIPNFVYTLLTHPAQLAAVRADPGLIPQAVEELMRFVPLGGGAGSARYALEDVEVGGVKVRSGEPVVVAVHSANRDESVYTDPDTLDLNRHRQEPAHIGFGHGPHHCLGAQLARMELQVALGTLLGRLPGLRFAGSEEDIVWKTGTATRGPERLPLTWDEPRPRSSATGWAAEPAAEPATETSAGTSAESHAGTSAQSHAGRPAGTSAGTPAESHAGTSVERSPA
- a CDS encoding TetR/AcrR family transcriptional regulator; the encoded protein is MNGRAGQATLTALHVVWAPGAAYVHRVGHHPTVRGHTRTGSGTVPPAATGRAVSGARPSLREEQRNLTRARILDGAVAVFDTGSFVEATMEDIARAAGVTRVTVYAHFAGKTEILRALVTRVYEVADDIYADLAALPAWTRQGVRGWLEGATARWHLVAPVVRALAAAGPAATGEGARDRYRAARERHVALLTEDPRRWRGVPPAEARQRALMAVLQLESFLSVWLAGGWPVETDDPLDLLADALCHLLMPALSPGPG